From the genome of candidate division KSB1 bacterium:
GGGGTGGAAACGCCGGTCATTGGCGTTGTAGGAAATGGCGAGGGTATCCAGGGAGATCTTCGCTTCGAACACATAGTCCGCACCGCCCAGATCGGTGAAGAAGTACCTGCCGTCACCCGGGGTCCCGAGGACGTAATGAGTGCCTTCTGCAAATAGCTCTCCCTGCACGAAGATCAGACTGTAGTCCGGCTGATCTCCGCGCTTGTAGGAGGCGTGCTTGGCCCCTCGGAGGTCGTACATGCCGATGAAGAACTGGAAGGCATCCTGCTCCCACCAGTTCCCGGGACCAAAGTGGTACACGTCGTCTACGATATCGCCGGCGACGTAGAGGTAGTTGTCGTCGATGGCGAGGTACACTGTGGCTTTCAGATCACTGCTATCATTGATGCTCCCCACGACGACATAGTCCGTCTCCGGCTTGAGGACAAACGGCCGGATCCCGCTCTGGTCCCATTCGCTCAGGTCGCCATCGGCCGCGAAATTGGCCGGCGGGTTCAAGGAGATCGTCGGGATGCCCTTCGCCACATTGGTGGTCGGTACGGAGGTTGCGCCAAAGGACTTGCTCACATTCCCGGCCTCGTCCGTACAGGTGACGGCGTAGTAGTACTGGACCTCCTTGTCCTTGAGCGGATAGTAGAGCCAGTGGACGGCGCTCCGGGTGTCCTCCGGGACATTGGCGGCCACCAAGTCCACATCCGGATCGTTCAGGTCGGTAATGGGCTTGGTGGAAGCGTAGACCGTGTACTTCTCACCCGACTCGCCCGGTACATCCTGCCAGAACACCAAGTTGTAGTACTCGGCCGCCATGGCCCCCACACCAGTGGGCGCCGCGGGCGGAATCACGTCGATCACCGGGCTATCCGTCCAAATGAAGTCAATCCAGACCACTTTGCCTGCCACACCTGTGCCGTTGGCCATGAACTGGAGGACCTTCACATTGGAGGGGTTGAAGTTCGAGGTCCCATCCTGGTATTCCAGCTCGCTGAGCTTGAAGGCGTAGTCGTGCCACTGCTCGTCGTCGATGGGCTGGAATACCTTACCCACCTTGGCCTGGCCATCTTCCAGCTGGACCCGCAGCGCGCCGACGCCAGGATCCGTCTTCATGCGGAATTTCAGGGTATCCGTTTCCCACACCGCCGACATGTCAAAGGGCGGATTGATATTCCATCCCGCGCCGGTCCAGCCATTGCCCCATTCGTTGCCCTGCGTCCACTTCAGGGCGTTGGTTTCGTTCGTCCCGGCCCCCTCAACCAGTTCCAGGGTCGACTGGCCCCAGGTGAACTGGGAAAGCCGGGTGGAGAGCGTCTTGCCATTGAAGAAGATGTAAGCCACGCGCTTCAGTCCGCGCAGCTCCATATGGTCCAGGACGATGGTCCCGAACACATGGTCCCCTTCTCCGCCGCCGCTCACAGAAAACTCAAAACCGAAGCCCTTGATGCGGTCGAGGTCCAGCTTGTTGTTGCCCCAGATTCCAGCCCATCCGGTGAGATTAAAGCCCTCGCCTCCCCACTCGTCCAGCTTCGGGTCCATTCGGGCGTCGACCATTAGCATCCGGATTTGGTGCCAACCAGGCGCATTATCCAGGACGTAGTGGAACGAGTACCACAGCTCGCCCTGATTGGCATTATAGGTGTTTGCTCCCGTCGCCGCATC
Proteins encoded in this window:
- a CDS encoding T9SS type A sorting domain-containing protein, giving the protein MRKPWWIVPMLLLFPTWAAAQLVVESFDEAPTDPNYWIHVINQHADTSKGYVHVSYVTDPVKVGTGAMRLDYSVHNMESWGGFSKIEHWHPDSTKTYDFSMYDTLTIWYYNIAPASKPGRVHLRIQFYDVSDAATGANTYNANQGELWYSFHYVLDNAPGWHQIRMLMVDARMDPKLDEWGGEGFNLTGWAGIWGNNKLDLDRIKGFGFEFSVSGGGEGDHVFGTIVLDHMELRGLKRVAYIFFNGKTLSTRLSQFTWGQSTLELVEGAGTNETNALKWTQGNEWGNGWTGAGWNINPPFDMSAVWETDTLKFRMKTDPGVGALRVQLEDGQAKVGKVFQPIDDEQWHDYAFKLSELEYQDGTSNFNPSNVKVLQFMANGTGVAGKVVWIDFIWTDSPVIDVIPPAAPTGVGAMAAEYYNLVFWQDVPGESGEKYTVYASTKPITDLNDPDVDLVAANVPEDTRSAVHWLYYPLKDKEVQYYYAVTCTDEAGNVSKSFGATSVPTTNVAKGIPTISLNPPANFAADGDLSEWDQSGIRPFVLKPETDYVVVGSINDSSDLKATVYLAIDDNYLYVAGDIVDDVYHFGPGNWWEQDAFQFFIGMYDLRGAKHASYKRGDQPDYSLIFVQGELFAEGTHYVLGTPGDGRYFFTDLGGADYVFEAKISLDTLAISYNANDRRFHPQRGMRIPLELYFHDNDGKGWEGNLGRSPYNTDHGWQDPREWEYTWIGDTTHVSAVSDVGKGVPTSFSLSQNYPNPFNPATTVTYSVAKPGVVKIELYNALGQKVKTLVNEFKQAGEYTVQVNASDLPSGVYFYRMQAGDFTATKKMVLIR